The proteins below are encoded in one region of Manis pentadactyla isolate mManPen7 chromosome 2, mManPen7.hap1, whole genome shotgun sequence:
- the CHCHD5 gene encoding coiled-coil-helix-coiled-coil-helix domain-containing protein 5, giving the protein MQAALEITARYCGRELEQYGQCVAAKPESWQRDCHHLKMSIAQCTSSHPVIRQIRQACAEPFEAFEECLRQNEAAVGNCAEHVHRFLQCAEQVQLPRSPSTVEAQPLPAS; this is encoded by the exons GCAGGCAGCCCTGGAGATCACTGCTCGCTACTGTGGCCGGGAGCTGGAGCAGTATGGCCAGTGTGTGGCAGCCAAGCCTGAGTCATGGCAGCGGGACTGTCACCACCTTAAGATGAGCATTGCACAGTGCACGTCCTCCCA CCCAGTCATCCGTCAGATCCGCCAGGCCTGTGCTGAGCCTTTTGAGGCCTTTGAGGAGTGTCTCCGACAGAATGAGGCAGCAGTGGGCAACTGTGCAGAGCACGTGCACCGCTTCCTGCAGTGTGCTGAGCAAGTGCAGCTGCCACGCTCACCCTCAACTGTGGAG GCACAGCCACTTCCTGCCTCTTGA